The Electrophorus electricus isolate fEleEle1 chromosome 24, fEleEle1.pri, whole genome shotgun sequence DNA window CTCCAAGAAACAAGACCAAATGAGCAACATTTTGCCACAGAAACCTCAGCCTCTGTCATGGGTTTCTCTCTGTCAAGAAGACATGTCACACAAGCATGATGGAAGAGCTCTGCTAAATTGTCCGAAACATGCCGTGGGCTCTGTGACGCTAATCATACAGCGGGTGCTGTGGCGCTTTGGATACTGGACACCATCGGTTAGGCTTCGCACTGACACACAACTAATTACATGGTTTCATTGTAtttacaaaatatcaaaaagcaATCTTCTTTTTCTCTATGCAGGACTTTGCAAATTTTCTCATGCACTATAGAGAgaaggaccaaaaaaaaaaacagaagaaaaaggtCAACGGTGAGCAAGAAGCGTCTTGGCCTTCCTGTCTCCAGGACAGAGCACACGCAGGGAAAAACAGCACGCCGAAGCTTCTCGAAAGGACCTGTAGCAAACCAATTACAAATTCATGTGCAATATACATAAAATCATTCTCAATTTGAAAGACTTAACATGTAAAAGGAAAAAGTGCAAGGCTGTATCCTTACATAGCTAGTAAtacaaataagaaataaaaaaaacaaatctaggCCAGGTTTCCCTtggttaaaaaacaagaaataatttaaaaacttGCATTCAGCTATTATGTGATAACTATACTACACTGAATATCACCACTAAGCTGATACCAGAGAAGCCCTGGCCAATGGAAATGAAGTTGACTCTGCAACATCTGTCACCACAGAcactaaatatatatgtattcatGTTCTCAGCCTGaagaacatttttgttgttttgaactCATGGCTCTGTAGGTAGGCAAGGGGACTCCCCGCAggtggagaggtgagacagtgaataagcaggtggaggtgtgtgtacaggtgtgcgTGTGATGGAGGTCATGTGTGTCAGTAGGTGAGGGTGGAGTCGTCCCACTCCAGCTGTTGCTGTCGGCTGGTGCCCTGCTGGTCCTCCTGCTCCACCCCCTCTTCATCCTCGCTGCTCTCTGACTCGGCGCTGGTGATGTCGTCTTCCTCCTCGCCGTCCTcgctctcctcttcctcttcctcctcttcctcgctgcTGTGTTGGTCCTCATAAGTCTGCCGAggagcagacacagggagaaagagagacagacagtaagagagagagagaaaggataagagggagagaatgagtgagggaaagaaagagtaaaaaaaaaggagtgaTGAGGATggaatatgattttttttttcatttccgTTACATAATTCAGGAGCCCACTGGCTTCAGTGTGTCCATTTAAGGATTCCTCTGCAGTCTTCTGGGATGATAGAATCCTGCAGAAACCCTTGCCAGTCCAGAGCACTGCCTTTCCTCTAACCTGTCATTCTGATTCTAGTTTTGCTTGGAGATGATGTAACAAATTGTTACTGTTGCAAGAAAAAACTCACTTCCTTCATAGCAGCCTGCCATCACAATCACAGCTTCACGCTGTTCATGCTAATTAGTTGCGACTGCGAAGGTGCTGACAGTTTGGCTCCCTGAGGTCTTAAATGCCTTTAAGGGCTCCATTGGTTTTGAAAAGCTGGTAGTTTTGTAATCACAGTTCgaatacatgaatacattcAGACTGATGCTTTTCTAGAGCTGTCTGGAATGTGGTTTAGCTGATCGCggtgttcattttttgtttatattttgttttccaaGGAGAGTGGGACACAGAGTTTAGCCACAAGGTAAATTGTATCTGCTGTCTGCTACCTCCATAGGGTTGACTGTGATGGTGAGGGCTGAATCGTCCCAGTCCATCTCATTCTCTTTGCCGCTCTCCTGGTCTCTCATGGTGCGCTGGTGTGCGGCCCGGATCCGAAATACACCCAGGATAATCATGAACACCAggaagctcacacacaccacgatGACGATGGTGGCAGCACTGGGCACGACTGTGACGGGTGGAAAGGACAgggaggagaccagagagaggagagaggagaccggAGAGATATGAGAGCGGAGAGAGGAGATaggagaccagagagaggagagaggagagatatgAGAGcggagaccagagagaggagagaggagaccggAGAGATATGAGAGCAGAGAccggagagaggagagaggagaccggAGAGATATGAGAGCGGAGAccggagagaggagagaggagaccggAGAGAGGAGACCGGAGAGATATGAGAGCGGAGACCGGAGAGAGGAGAccggagagaggagagaggagaccagagagatatgagagcggagaccagagagaggagagaggagaccggAGAGATATGAGAGCGGAGACCGGAGAGAGGAGAccggagagaggagagaggagaccagagagaggagagatatgAGAGcggagaacagagagaggagagaggagaccggAGAGATATGAGAGCGGAGACCGGAGAGAGGAGACCAGAGAGATATGAGAGCGGggaccagagagaggagagaggagaccggAGAGAGGAGACCGGAGAGATATGAGAGcggagaccagagagaggagagaggagaccggagagaggagagaggagaccggagagaggagagaggagaccggAGAGATATGAGAGCGGAGACCGGAGAGATATGAGAgaggagaccagagagaggagagaggagaccggAGAGATATGAGAGTGGAGAccagaaagaggagagaggagaccggagagaggagagagaagaccagagagaggagagaggagaccggAGAGATATGAGAGcggagaccagagagaggagaccGGAGAGATATGAGAgcagagaccagagagaggagaccGGAGAGATATGAGAGcggagaccagagagaggagagaggagaccagAGAGATATGAGAGtggagaccagagagaggagagaggagaccagagagaggagaggggagaccGGAGAGATATGAGAGcggagaccagagagaggagagaggagaccggAGAGATATGAGAGcggagaccagagagaggagaccGGAGAGATATGAGAGcggagaccagagagaggagagaggacaagGGAAAGAAGAGTAAGGAGACcggagaaaagagagagcaaaggagatCATAATATAGACAAACTTCAGGTATCACCACTCAGACACTGTGGACAGCTGGACAGAGTGACATGGAGATTGGCCATCCAGATGTCACAAGTGGTGTGCAAATATGCACcataaaaaaatctttatctACCCCAGATTTTAACTGATTTGGCTCTAGGAAAGATAAATTTGAAATTAAGCAGATTATTGCTTTGATTACGAATCCTTCTTAGCTGGATTATGAGTTGTAAACTGAGAACTGGAGCAACCCATAGATAGTCGGAATGCTTGCGGGAACTGCGGCATGCTTGAACGGACGGGTGCTCGTAGGAGAGCAGCCCAGATGGATGCTGGGGCACCTGAAGCCTGATGTGTGTTGGCCAGGTTGTGTCCGGACAGGTCCACGGACGCGTGCTTGACTTGGTTGATGAACTGAGGCTGCCACATGGCATTGTTAGCATGCTCCATGGGGTTGGCTGTGTGGATGATGCTGACCTGAGGGAGCACACCCACAGCAACACACATTTCACTCGGGGTAAATTGAATCCTGGgagctatttttaaatgttgaggATACTGGATACTGACATGGTCATGGAAGAAAAACTGCATAAATACGCTTAGTTTTCTGTGcttgaaaatgtaagtgtttttgAATATATGCGCTTACATAAAAATGCAATTCACTGCAATGCATTCGTTTAGAAAACACGACGTGAAAGCTGTAATCAGTGCGAGACTGCACGCTCAGCAATACCTCGACCTTGAAGTCATTGCTGATGTAGCGGCCGTTGAGCTCGGAGCAGACCAGCTTGAACTTCCTGTCAAACAGCGTCTCCGTGTGCCAGTTCCTGTAGCGGATCAGGTGCAGCACCTGCTCGTAGTTTGCCATGGTGttcacacctgaccaaacaccAGGACACACCATCAGAACCATCAGAACCACCAGAACACACCACCAGAACCACCGAAACACACCATCAGAACCGCAGAAGTAACAGCCATCTCAGGGCCACACTAGAGTGAAACTCAAACACAGTTCAAAGGACAGATTCCATCTGAAATTAGACACAGAACTGTTTTACGTCCTTGCTCATTGGACTGCGATTTGGAAAAGAGAATAGAAGTTCTGCctttattcacatttttaacattatcagacaaaaaatgacaaattcagcTTTTGGTCAGCCTTAGTCAATACTGATTTGatgtaatataatacatatgtattaaacacacacacacacacacacacacacacacacacacacacacacacacacacacacacacacacacatatatgtgtgtgtgtgtgtgtgtgtgtgtgtgtgtgtgtgtgtaagtaaggtgcgaaggcaacagtggttccagatcccaggaacaacatccgagatctctcTCAAAAAGTGTGCACGGAGCTGTCCTGGGAACAGTTAAGGTACTACGCAGGACCCTCAAGTCCCGAGGGCTCTGGTCGAGGACccaaggaaaagagagaaacatacCAGTGATGACCACGCCCACGTTGGTGGAGCTGACCTCCAGGCCTCTCTGCTGCACCTGTGCCAGGTCCACCTCGAGACTCTCGTGCTCTCCGTCAAGGTCGTCCCCCACTACCGTTACTTCACACGTATCCAGGTTGTGCATGATCTCCTCAGAAACCACAGTCTCTTGCACTGCCaaagacacattttacattgGTACATATTACATTGGTCATATTTTCTCCAAGGAGTCTAACTCCAATATTAGCATTGCAAatgaatactttttaaaatcttaagtCAAGAGATATTCATTCTATATATAAAGTTTGCATTTCACCTCTATCGAATTTCATAAGCATCAGTATTGCATAACGTGTCTAGCCTGAAaatctttcctctcctcctctcaacagaaacacaggagacagaggtcATTGCgccacccacccaaccaccaGCTCTTATAAGGCAATAAAGCCTTTTGGCCTCCTCCATggttctctcattctccctctctattGTCCCTCATCCTCCCTCACCAGCAGTGAGGCAGATGGCCACCGGGGGGCGCTACCTGTGGGCTCGTCCTCCCCCTCGGCCTCGGCCTCGGCCTCGCGCGTGATCGTGCTGATGACACGCAGCTCCGGGAACAGCGTGACGCCCTCGACACTCTCGAACTCGACGGCGCTGCGGGCAAAGTGGTCAATGCCGCGCAGGCTGATCTTCGGCTCCTCGGGCTGGAGGACCATGACGTAGCCCTCGTCGTCGGGCATGGAGATGCACGTCTCCTCGTTGAAGCACCTAAAGGGCACAAGCATGAGCTTAACCTGCCGCTATACGCAGACCCTCCTCTCTACGCACTCGGAGACAAGAAAGACAGAAGACGTTCCCCAGAAGCCTGATGTTACTGTCAGCGTGAGTGTGTTCTGAAGGAGAGTGCGCAGCAGGACACtaacttgacagtggtggtgaTGCGGAGGTGCCGTATCCCTGGCGTGGGGAACTGCCTGGAGTTCAGGTAAGAAATGTGCTGCATGACCTTCTCGACGCTCTCGATGTCATCCCCCTCCAGGGTCAACGAGGCCTGGTTGGGGTTAAACTCCACCTGCGCAGGCACACAGCGGGGAGTACAGAATCAGACTTGCTGAGTCACTGCAGCAGAACACCCTCAGTCCACTGCCTTCTCAGCTCTGCATCTAAATATAGTTTAATCCCGTAGCCTTTCATCTCAAATAGCAGCTCCCTGCCATTTAGCCTTTGATGTTAGATCAACCCagaaagtttctccttttcGATGTTTCCTTCACCTTCACGGCAGAAGCCACCTCCTCGGGCAGCTGCACGTCCAGGCCCTCCTTACAGGTGTACAGGCAGTCGATCACCTTCTTGTCCTCCAGCTTGCCGGAGCGGATCATGAGGCCGGCCAAGCTGCCTTGGAAGTACTGGGTCATGTGGGCACTGCCTCCTGTACAGACccagaggggggggaggggtgagcATCGGCAGGGCCAGGGTCTCGAGCATGCCCCGCGTCTCCACGTGCACAAGCAAACGTGACTGTTGCCCATGCAAGTTAGTACGGCCGCTCTGCTTGGGCCAGGTGGGGCCATGGCCACGGACCCAGAGACAGCTGTGACGGATGGACAGCCTCATGCAGCTCCCCCAGGCAGGGAGCGTAATTACTGTGAAACATGGAGGTCAAACAATGGAAGATGAATGGAAATTAATATGAGCAGGGATAAGTGAAAAGGGGGAGGGTAGCCTTCAAGTTATGTTTCCCGTTCCGCAAAGCAAATACATCTTAGTAACGCCTGCGCATTATCTCTCAGCCCGTTAGAAATGATCGGCTGCTATATTTGACGTGTTTGCAGCTCCTGTATGTGAATACAAGTGTGCACTGTGCAAAGAAACTGTGCCCCTCTGTCCTGGAGACAGATCCGCTGCACTGTGACCTACACAGCTGTGCGACCTCGGGGTCACGAAGCAGGTAGGTGCGCCAGAGTGCCGCCCAAGCAGCGGTAAACCACACGCcacagcacatcacacacaacacgTCTGCCGCCGTTGGTCTGACTCCATAGCACTTTCTGCTGTGCTATCGGCAATATGTCTCCGGATTTGCACGCAAAACTCAAAGCGTAAGCAGTTGgtgtacataaaaacaaacaacagataaAGCGGTGCGTAGGAGCAGGTGGGATGGGCGGCGGAGCATCTGGCCAGGACCGTTGCATGCTGGGAATGTTACGCGAACAGACGCTGAGGGCGCGCGGCGCTCAGCCAGCTGAGGCGGGGCTGCCGTCAGCCGCGCGAGCGCCATGTTAATTCACGAACACACTGGGAAAGATTTAGGCAACCTGTGAAAGGCTCTGAGACGCTGTCATTGTCGTGTCCTGATAGGTCTGGGGAGGTGAGACAGAAGAGTCGGGACAGGAAAGCATTTGCTTTAGTCAGGAGAAAAAAAGGTAAGCTTGGTTTTGATCTGATGCcatgcattacattacatttcagtcGCACGCTGTTGACAGTATGACTACTATTACCACAGTCTGTGACTGTACAAATCACATCTACTAGTACAGCACGAGGCATATCGGTGAGGTAAATTACAGATTACTTTATAATCTATAAGCCACCTCGCCAATATTCTTCATGCTTCCATTTGCAATAGAACATTAGAGGCAGAAAACAGTTTTCAGCTCTAGCAAAAAGATCATTTCTGAAGATGGAATAAAACGCTTCACTGAAAGGTGTACCTTGCCAGCAGGCGCCGATAGTGAGCTGCGTTTCGATCTTGGAGGTGTGGAGAGGGTAGTCCTCTGTGACCAGGAACGGCTCAAAGGAGGCACCGTCGACAAACAGAGCCACGGCGG harbors:
- the clstn1 gene encoding calsyntenin-1 isoform X1, with product MQIRRYKPLVCAIGLVLGLLCVAEASKVNKHKPWIETTYHGIVTENDDKVLLDPPLIALDKDAPLRYADSFEVTFTKEGEICGFRIHGQNVPFEAVMLDKSTGEGVIRTKEKLDCELQKEHTFTIQAHDCGEGPDGSNMKKSHKATVHIQVNDVNEYSPVFKEKTYKATVIEGKKYDNILKVEAVDADCSFQFSQICNYEIVTPDVPFTIDKDGNIKNTEKLNYSKERMYKLTVTAYDCGKNRASEDVLVKINIKPTCKPGWQGFNKRVEYEPGTGSLALFPSIQLETCEEPITSIQASIELETNHIGKGCDRDTYSEKSLHRLCGASSGTVELLPAPSSTANWTSGVPTDNGHDSDLVFEFNGTQAIRVPESMVSTSLREPFTLSVWIRHGPSSREKETILCNSDKTEMNRHHYSLYVHNCRLVFLLRQEPSESESYKPAEFHWKLDQVCDKEWHHYVLNVEFPAVALFVDGASFEPFLVTEDYPLHTSKIETQLTIGACWQDLSGHDNDSVSEPFTGGSAHMTQYFQGSLAGLMIRSGKLEDKKVIDCLYTCKEGLDVQLPEEVASAVKVEFNPNQASLTLEGDDIESVEKVMQHISYLNSRQFPTPGIRHLRITTTVKCFNEETCISMPDDEGYVMVLQPEEPKISLRGIDHFARSAVEFESVEGVTLFPELRVISTITREAEAEAEGEDEPTVQETVVSEEIMHNLDTCEVTVVGDDLDGEHESLEVDLAQVQQRGLEVSSTNVGVVITGVNTMANYEQVLHLIRYRNWHTETLFDRKFKLVCSELNGRYISNDFKVEVSIIHTANPMEHANNAMWQPQFINQVKHASVDLSGHNLANTHQASVVPSAATIVIVVCVSFLVFMIILGVFRIRAAHQRTMRDQESGKENEMDWDDSALTITVNPMETYEDQHSSEEEEEEEEESEDGEEEDDITSAESESSEDEEGVEQEDQQGTSRQQQLEWDDSTLTY
- the clstn1 gene encoding calsyntenin-1 isoform X2, producing the protein MQIRRYKPLVCAIGLVLGLLCVAEASKVNKHKPWIETTYHGIVTENDDKVLLDPPLIALDKDAPLRYAGEICGFRIHGQNVPFEAVMLDKSTGEGVIRTKEKLDCELQKEHTFTIQAHDCGEGPDGSNMKKSHKATVHIQVNDVNEYSPVFKEKTYKATVIEGKKYDNILKVEAVDADCSFQFSQICNYEIVTPDVPFTIDKDGNIKNTEKLNYSKERMYKLTVTAYDCGKNRASEDVLVKINIKPTCKPGWQGFNKRVEYEPGTGSLALFPSIQLETCEEPITSIQASIELETNHIGKGCDRDTYSEKSLHRLCGASSGTVELLPAPSSTANWTSGVPTDNGHDSDLVFEFNGTQAIRVPESMVSTSLREPFTLSVWIRHGPSSREKETILCNSDKTEMNRHHYSLYVHNCRLVFLLRQEPSESESYKPAEFHWKLDQVCDKEWHHYVLNVEFPAVALFVDGASFEPFLVTEDYPLHTSKIETQLTIGACWQDLSGHDNDSVSEPFTGGSAHMTQYFQGSLAGLMIRSGKLEDKKVIDCLYTCKEGLDVQLPEEVASAVKVEFNPNQASLTLEGDDIESVEKVMQHISYLNSRQFPTPGIRHLRITTTVKCFNEETCISMPDDEGYVMVLQPEEPKISLRGIDHFARSAVEFESVEGVTLFPELRVISTITREAEAEAEGEDEPTVQETVVSEEIMHNLDTCEVTVVGDDLDGEHESLEVDLAQVQQRGLEVSSTNVGVVITGVNTMANYEQVLHLIRYRNWHTETLFDRKFKLVCSELNGRYISNDFKVEVSIIHTANPMEHANNAMWQPQFINQVKHASVDLSGHNLANTHQASVVPSAATIVIVVCVSFLVFMIILGVFRIRAAHQRTMRDQESGKENEMDWDDSALTITVNPMETYEDQHSSEEEEEEEEESEDGEEEDDITSAESESSEDEEGVEQEDQQGTSRQQQLEWDDSTLTY